The sequence TGCGCCGACCCGTTCTCGCAGTCGTTTCCGAAGGTGGGGTTGATGAGACCGCCGACGGTGACCGAGTTGCCGCAGACGTTGACCGGGATGTCGATCGGGACCGAGACCGAGTTGCCGGACAGCACGCCCGGCGAGCCCGTGGCCGCCGAGGCCGCCCCGGCGTCGGCGTGGGCGTAGCCGCCACTGAGAGCGAGGACCCCGCCCGCCGCCGCCATGGTGATCAGGCCTTTACGAGTGACCTGTCGCATAGGTTCGTTTCCTGCCTTCTGCCTTCCGAAAAACCCCCGGACATGACCGTGCGGGAGCCGAATGCCGAACGGTCCCGGAGTGCATGGCACGCACTCCGGGACCGGCCGAGCTCAAACCCTTACGGGTTACGACCAGCGTCAGGCGTTGACGCAGGTGTTGCCGAAGGCGGGGTTCAGCAGCCCGATCACGGAGACCGTGTTGCCGCACAGGTTGATCGGCACGTGGACCGGGACCTGGACGACGTTGCCGGAGAGCACGCCGGGGCTGCCGATGGCCGCACCCTGGGCGCCCGCGTCGGCGGAAGCCATGCCCGCACCCGCGAGAACGAGGCCACCGGTGGCAGCCGCAACTGCGACGACCTTCTTGATCATGATTCCTCCTAGTTGGAAAGTGCGGTCCCAGCCGCGGACCGCAAACCTTGTAACGAGGAGGGCGGGGCGGGGCTACGCGTAAACACCGCGTTTCACCCTTTCGGTCACGTACGCACAGGCAGTCGAATTGCGTACGGGACCGGTCGGCGGTTCGTGCGGGCCCGGTCAGCAGTTGTCGATGAACCGGTCGAGCACCCGCACGCCGAACTGGAGGCCGTCGACCGGGACGCGCTCGTCGACGCCGTGGAACATCCCGGCGAAGTCCAGCTCCGGCGGCAGCTTCAGCGGGGCGAAGCCGAAGCCGCGGATGCCCAGGTCGTCGAAGGACTTGGCGTCGGTGCCGGCCGAGAGCATGTACGGCACCGCCCGGGCGATCGGGTCCTCGGCGACCAGCGCGGTCTGCATGGCATCGACCAGGGCGCCGTCGAACGTGGTCTCCAGCGCCTTGTCGGCGTGCACGTCCTCGCGCTTCACGTTGGGGCCCAGGATCCGGTCCAGGTC is a genomic window of Streptomyces sp. SID8374 containing:
- the chpH gene encoding chaplin ChpH, translating into MIKKVVAVAAATGGLVLAGAGMASADAGAQGAAIGSPGVLSGNVVQVPVHVPINLCGNTVSVIGLLNPAFGNTCVNA